The following are encoded together in the Adhaeribacter arboris genome:
- a CDS encoding SRPBCC family protein produces the protein MPVIHLRTFIRAPQAVCFDLSRSIDLHIISMKHTGEKAMAGRTSGLIELNETVTWQAKHLGIWQTLTTKITDFSRLNFFADEMVTGAFQSFRHEHYFTATENGTTMTDIFRFTFPLGWLGNLANVLFLTRYMRKLLEKRNQVLKDFAESKPSIA, from the coding sequence ATGCCCGTTATTCATTTACGAACCTTTATCCGGGCACCCCAAGCAGTATGTTTTGATTTATCACGGAGCATCGATTTGCACATAATCTCCATGAAACATACCGGTGAAAAAGCCATGGCTGGCCGGACCAGCGGCCTGATAGAATTAAATGAAACCGTAACTTGGCAAGCCAAGCATTTGGGTATTTGGCAAACCTTAACCACTAAAATTACCGATTTTAGCCGGCTCAATTTTTTTGCGGATGAAATGGTAACGGGTGCATTTCAATCTTTCCGGCACGAGCATTATTTTACTGCCACCGAAAATGGCACTACCATGACGGATATTTTTAGATTTACTTTTCCTTTAGGCTGGCTCGGAAACTTGGCCAACGTATTGTTCTTAACCCGCTACATGCGTAAACTTTTAGAAAAACGCAACCAGGTATTAAAAGACTTTGCCGAAAGTAAGCCGAGTATAGCCTGA
- a CDS encoding DUF6252 family protein: MKNLLLVFFAVFLFSCENDDQAEPQTSLNIFSAKRNGVTWSGNTDVYLNNQSDTLTMWCIANRPNEAVLVVNIKFQGTGTYALTQNQAGYYTTVGRDVILSQYKPIPGSIGQLVISDYNAEKKQIAGSFELDLKNTWSSSGQDADTLHITAGNFTGIIRE; encoded by the coding sequence ATGAAAAATTTGTTGTTGGTATTTTTTGCCGTATTCCTATTTTCCTGCGAAAACGATGATCAAGCAGAACCACAAACCAGCCTGAATATTTTTTCCGCTAAAAGAAATGGAGTAACCTGGAGTGGCAATACGGATGTATACTTAAATAATCAATCGGATACTTTAACTATGTGGTGTATTGCCAATCGTCCTAATGAAGCAGTTTTAGTCGTCAATATAAAGTTTCAGGGCACCGGCACTTACGCCCTAACTCAGAATCAAGCCGGCTATTATACCACGGTAGGGCGTGATGTAATTTTAAGCCAATATAAGCCTATTCCCGGATCAATCGGGCAGTTAGTTATTTCAGATTACAATGCGGAGAAGAAACAAATAGCAGGAAGCTTTGAATTAGATTTAAAAAATACCTGGAGTTCTTCCGGACAGGATGCTGACACTTTACATATAACAGCCGGTAATTTTACGGGTATTATTAGAGAATAA
- a CDS encoding TIGR03915 family putative DNA repair protein, with the protein MYYYSYDGTFEGLLSVIFEVYERKSWPDKIMSEQQVQPSLFATHIRVITNQEKAERVWQGLLRKISVQAGVQLYKVFLSELPAMEMIIYEYVKLALASPVNIEENFAADCIRLVAQINKQIFREAHRMEAFVRFQKTGDNLFYAGIEPDFNVLPLILKHFTQRYADQRWLIYDLKRHYGIYYNLHTAEYVQLEQVPVNRNGQLPATLLDEDEIAYQELWQTYFTSVNIPERKNKKLHLRHIPVRYWKYLSEKQPVFSRTKA; encoded by the coding sequence ATGTATTACTACTCCTACGATGGAACATTTGAGGGTTTGCTGAGCGTAATTTTTGAAGTATACGAACGCAAATCCTGGCCCGATAAGATTATGAGCGAGCAGCAGGTACAACCCAGTTTGTTTGCTACGCATATTCGGGTAATTACCAACCAGGAAAAGGCCGAACGGGTATGGCAAGGTTTGCTCCGGAAAATATCCGTTCAGGCGGGTGTGCAGCTGTACAAAGTTTTTCTATCGGAGTTGCCGGCTATGGAAATGATTATTTACGAATACGTAAAACTGGCCTTGGCTAGTCCGGTAAACATCGAAGAAAATTTTGCCGCGGATTGCATTCGTTTAGTGGCTCAAATTAATAAACAAATATTTCGGGAAGCCCACCGCATGGAAGCTTTTGTGCGCTTTCAGAAAACCGGGGATAATTTGTTTTACGCCGGCATTGAACCGGATTTTAACGTATTGCCCTTAATCCTAAAACATTTTACCCAACGTTACGCCGACCAACGCTGGCTGATTTACGACTTAAAACGCCATTACGGTATTTATTATAATTTGCATACGGCAGAGTACGTGCAATTAGAGCAAGTGCCCGTTAACCGGAACGGACAATTACCTGCTACCTTGCTGGACGAAGACGAAATAGCTTATCAGGAGCTATGGCAGACGTACTTTACGAGCGTAAACATTCCGGAAAGAAAAAATAAAAAGCTGCACTTGCGGCATATACCCGTCCGTTACTGGAAATATTTATCCGAAAAGCAACCTGTTTTTTCCAGAACAAAAGCTTAA
- a CDS encoding nucleoside recognition domain-containing protein: MVLNYLWIAFFLIAFAIALFKLIFFQDTEIFAALVTSMFDMAKTGFEISLGLTGVMTLFLGLMKIGENAGIIAVFARLVGPFFNRLFPDLPKNHPVFGSILMNFSATMLGLDNAATPMGLKAMKELQELNPIKDTASNPQIMFLVLNTAGLTIIPISVMVFRAQMGAKDPSDIFLPALITTFLGALTGLIIVAIYQRINLFDRVIFAYLGTISILLGGLIYYFSTITQEQIAVISRVVSNFILFGIFVAFIGLALIKRINVYDAFIEGAKEGFQVAINIIPYLVAILVAIGVFRASGALDMLVSAIAWVFAQLGFNTEFVPALPVAFMKPLSGSGARGLMLDVMKTYGADSFVGRVACTIQGGTETTFYILAVYFGSVGIRKTRYAAACGLLADLAGVIIAILMSYLFFH, encoded by the coding sequence ATGGTTTTAAATTACCTTTGGATTGCGTTTTTCCTCATCGCTTTTGCTATCGCTCTTTTTAAATTAATCTTTTTTCAGGATACGGAAATTTTTGCCGCTTTGGTAACCAGTATGTTCGACATGGCGAAGACTGGTTTCGAAATTTCGCTGGGTTTAACGGGGGTAATGACTTTATTTTTAGGTTTGATGAAAATTGGCGAAAATGCCGGCATTATTGCGGTTTTTGCCCGTTTGGTAGGCCCTTTTTTTAACCGGCTTTTCCCCGACTTACCTAAAAACCATCCGGTATTTGGTTCTATTCTCATGAACTTTTCGGCTACCATGCTTGGCCTGGATAATGCGGCTACCCCCATGGGCTTAAAAGCCATGAAAGAATTACAGGAATTAAATCCCATAAAAGATACGGCCAGCAATCCACAAATTATGTTTCTGGTCCTCAATACCGCCGGTCTTACTATTATTCCTATCAGTGTTATGGTTTTCCGGGCGCAAATGGGAGCGAAAGACCCCTCGGATATTTTTCTGCCTGCGCTTATTACTACTTTTCTGGGTGCCTTAACCGGATTAATAATAGTGGCTATTTACCAACGCATTAATTTGTTCGATCGGGTGATTTTTGCTTATCTGGGTACCATAAGTATCTTGCTAGGCGGCTTGATTTATTACTTCTCCACTATTACGCAGGAGCAAATTGCCGTTATCTCCCGGGTAGTCAGTAATTTTATTTTGTTCGGGATTTTTGTGGCGTTTATTGGCTTGGCCCTGATTAAAAGAATTAACGTGTACGATGCTTTTATTGAAGGCGCGAAAGAAGGTTTTCAGGTAGCCATTAATATTATTCCGTATTTGGTAGCTATTCTGGTAGCCATTGGCGTTTTCCGGGCCTCGGGTGCTCTAGATATGTTGGTAAGTGCTATTGCCTGGGTTTTTGCTCAATTGGGCTTTAATACCGAATTTGTACCAGCCTTACCCGTTGCCTTCATGAAACCGCTGAGCGGTAGCGGTGCCCGTGGACTGATGCTGGATGTAATGAAAACGTACGGGGCTGATTCGTTTGTGGGGCGGGTAGCTTGTACCATTCAGGGCGGTACCGAAACTACTTTTTATATTTTAGCCGTTTACTTCGGATCGGTGGGTATCCGAAAAACGCGTTATGCCGCTGCTTGTGGCCTTTTGGCCGATTTAGCCGGGGTAATAATTGCCATTTTAATGAGTTATTTATTTTTTCATTAA
- a CDS encoding GNAT family N-acetyltransferase, whose translation MLLNSNKAPNQPVCFECISNSRILRADTDWWDLYHQTFPQEEQEPPQAILDSLDQGVGLAFRVSNKEKTIGLATVHLLTNPSAVFLVYLAIDPAERRKQIGAHFFDYIYQTGAAKLKEMGYRSVGFVWEITASQNPNTQEATALARKINFFEQNGGTVLPYKYFQPPINGSAAVPMHVMFRPGDEGVTLEATNPAALIQAMYCEKYAAINYINPELLEELLEVIST comes from the coding sequence ATGCTTTTAAATTCTAATAAAGCACCCAACCAACCTGTTTGTTTTGAGTGCATTTCCAACTCCCGGATATTACGGGCCGATACGGATTGGTGGGACTTATACCATCAAACCTTTCCCCAGGAAGAACAGGAACCCCCACAAGCTATTTTAGATAGCCTGGACCAAGGCGTTGGCCTGGCCTTTCGGGTTTCGAATAAGGAAAAAACCATTGGTTTGGCTACGGTGCATTTACTCACTAATCCTTCGGCCGTATTTCTGGTTTATCTAGCCATTGATCCGGCGGAGCGCCGTAAACAGATTGGGGCGCACTTTTTCGATTATATTTACCAAACCGGCGCCGCTAAACTGAAAGAAATGGGATACCGTTCGGTAGGTTTTGTTTGGGAAATTACCGCTAGCCAAAATCCAAATACCCAAGAAGCAACAGCCCTAGCCCGGAAAATTAATTTCTTTGAGCAAAACGGCGGTACAGTGTTGCCTTATAAATATTTTCAGCCTCCCATAAATGGTAGTGCCGCGGTGCCGATGCACGTAATGTTCCGCCCCGGCGACGAAGGAGTTACTCTGGAAGCTACAAACCCGGCAGCGCTCATTCAGGCAATGTATTGTGAAAAATACGCGGCTATTAATTACATTAATCCAGAGTTGTTAGAAGAGTTACTGGAAGTAATTTCTACCTGA
- a CDS encoding D-alanyl-D-alanine carboxypeptidase/D-alanyl-D-alanine-endopeptidase produces MVLPSLKYELRGTYLYRALTLLSFLAFYFLATSCQTAKPTATSTPTPSSTAPPPKLTYKQIQTQLEQSPVFAQNFTGLALYDLDSSKMVVAYNADKYFTPASNTKILTFYAGLKILRDSIPAFRYTIQHDSLLFWGTADPTLLHPDLPNPRVWQFLKNRPEKLYFSAANFATVPLGPGWSWDDYNDYYSTERSPLPVYGNTVRFTGKLGTTKAQVTPRYFKNQVKTELFSSAANNIVVREYDQNKFTFYPKRVKKDFETDVPFKQSPELTLKLLSDTLQRPVKLIKQRLLRPTRTFYANPVDSLYKRMMVESDNTFAEHLLLLCAAIIFDSLNTTLIINHVKKTYLSDLPDPPNWVDGSGLSRLNLITPRDIVALWQKIYQEVPRNRLFSLLSAGGKDGTLKDYYRSDVPFVFGKTGSLSNNYSQSGFITTKSGKTYIFAFMNNNFTRPTAEIRQEMERLVTAIHLNF; encoded by the coding sequence ATGGTTTTACCATCACTCAAATACGAATTACGGGGTACGTACCTTTACCGGGCACTTACACTTCTTTCTTTTTTAGCATTTTACTTTCTGGCCACTTCGTGCCAAACAGCTAAACCAACGGCTACTTCCACCCCGACACCATCAAGTACGGCACCACCGCCAAAACTTACTTATAAGCAGATACAAACGCAATTAGAGCAATCACCGGTATTTGCCCAGAATTTTACCGGCCTTGCCCTGTACGACCTCGATTCGAGTAAAATGGTTGTGGCGTATAACGCTGATAAATATTTTACCCCGGCCTCTAATACCAAAATACTTACTTTTTACGCGGGTCTTAAGATTTTGAGAGATTCAATTCCGGCCTTCCGGTATACCATTCAACACGATTCATTGCTATTTTGGGGTACGGCCGATCCTACCCTGCTGCACCCCGATTTACCCAACCCCCGAGTTTGGCAATTTTTAAAAAACCGGCCCGAAAAATTATATTTCTCCGCTGCTAATTTTGCTACTGTCCCACTTGGGCCGGGCTGGTCCTGGGACGATTACAATGATTATTATTCCACCGAACGCTCTCCTCTACCTGTTTACGGTAACACTGTCCGGTTTACGGGTAAGTTAGGTACCACCAAAGCGCAGGTAACACCGCGGTATTTTAAAAATCAGGTAAAAACGGAGCTTTTTAGTAGTGCGGCTAATAACATAGTAGTGCGGGAATACGACCAAAATAAGTTTACGTTTTATCCTAAACGGGTAAAAAAAGATTTTGAAACCGATGTACCTTTTAAACAATCGCCGGAACTCACCCTTAAACTACTCAGCGATACGTTACAACGGCCGGTAAAATTAATAAAACAACGTTTGCTGAGGCCAACGCGGACTTTTTACGCCAATCCGGTAGATTCTTTGTATAAGCGCATGATGGTGGAAAGCGATAATACTTTTGCCGAACATTTATTATTGCTGTGCGCCGCTATTATTTTCGATTCTCTGAATACCACTTTAATTATTAACCATGTCAAAAAAACCTACCTCTCGGATTTACCGGACCCACCCAACTGGGTAGATGGTTCCGGACTATCCAGACTTAACTTAATTACTCCGCGCGACATTGTAGCCCTGTGGCAAAAGATTTACCAGGAAGTACCGCGTAACCGGTTATTTTCATTGCTGTCGGCGGGAGGTAAAGATGGTACCCTTAAAGATTATTACCGCAGCGACGTTCCTTTTGTATTTGGTAAAACCGGTTCATTAAGTAACAACTACAGCCAAAGTGGTTTTATTACCACCAAAAGCGGCAAGACCTACATTTTCGCCTTTATGAACAATAACTTTACCCGACCTACTGCCGAGATTCGTCAGGAAATGGAACGCCTCGTCACGGCAATACACCTTAATTTTTAA
- a CDS encoding aminotransferase class I/II-fold pyridoxal phosphate-dependent enzyme, translating to MEAPLLTSQLPGRTLITEEATYLYFSGTSYLGMARNENFQKILQECFIEYGTNYSSSRLSNVQLKIFAETEAYLAAWTHAEAALVVTSGLVAGQLLVKALPEAGEFMYGPRTHPALWRTPVDCYEGDYHTWTQKLPEKIRASVSKKIIILTNSLDALWVQAYSFEWINELPGNKAITVIIDDSHGFGLTGKNGAGVHTQLPKLPAHVQVAVISSFGKALGIPGGVILGNAAFIDQLKKSAFFGGGSPPVPAYLAAFLQAEELYQQAREKLQNNINQFTSTLQYSEQFQSFAGYPIFYTRQNNLYDWLLQQQILISHFAYPTPADLPITRLVLNSLHTPEDIQVLTQQINAFCASTESFS from the coding sequence TTGGAAGCTCCGTTATTAACTAGCCAACTACCCGGTCGCACCCTGATTACCGAAGAGGCCACTTATTTGTACTTTAGCGGTACTTCTTACCTAGGCATGGCCCGTAACGAAAACTTTCAGAAAATTTTACAAGAATGTTTTATAGAATACGGCACCAACTATTCGAGTTCGCGGCTATCTAACGTGCAATTAAAAATTTTCGCGGAAACCGAAGCTTATTTAGCGGCCTGGACCCATGCCGAAGCAGCTTTAGTGGTTACATCGGGTTTGGTGGCGGGGCAATTACTAGTGAAAGCCTTGCCAGAAGCCGGAGAATTTATGTACGGCCCGCGAACGCACCCGGCTTTATGGCGCACTCCCGTTGATTGCTACGAAGGCGATTACCATACCTGGACGCAAAAACTACCTGAGAAAATACGAGCTTCCGTAAGTAAAAAAATAATTATTTTGACTAATTCTTTAGATGCCTTATGGGTGCAGGCTTATTCTTTTGAATGGATTAACGAACTCCCCGGAAACAAAGCAATTACAGTAATTATTGATGATTCACATGGATTCGGGCTTACCGGAAAAAACGGAGCGGGAGTACACACCCAACTACCAAAACTGCCCGCCCACGTGCAAGTGGCCGTCATTAGTTCTTTCGGAAAAGCACTGGGTATTCCGGGCGGGGTAATTCTGGGCAATGCCGCCTTTATTGATCAGCTTAAGAAATCTGCCTTTTTTGGGGGCGGTTCGCCGCCGGTGCCGGCTTATTTAGCCGCCTTTTTACAAGCTGAAGAATTATACCAGCAAGCCCGGGAAAAGCTGCAAAACAACATTAATCAATTTACCAGTACTCTGCAATATTCCGAGCAATTTCAATCTTTTGCCGGGTATCCAATTTTTTACACTCGGCAAAACAATTTGTATGACTGGTTATTACAACAGCAAATTTTAATTTCTCATTTTGCCTATCCAACTCCCGCCGATCTACCCATTACTCGCCTTGTTCTAAACAGTTTGCACACCCCGGAAGATATACAAGTACTTACCCAGCAGATTAATGCTTTTTGTGCTTCCACTGAATCATTCAGTTAA